Within the Desulfovibrio aminophilus DSM 12254 genome, the region CACGCCCGTGCCCGAGGCCGAGGCCCTGCGCGAATTGGCCCGCCACGGCTCGGCCCTGGCGATCTATCTTTCGGCCGGGGACGTCGCGGGGGTGCGGCGAGAACTGCTGGCCGGGGGGTTGCCCCCGGACACGCCGGTGGTCATCGGCCACCGCGTGGGCTGGCCGGACGGCTCGGTGCGGGAGACCAGCCTGGACCAGCTGGCCGAGGCCGCCGACGAGGCCGGATTCACGCGCCAGGCCGTGTTCCTGGTCCTGCCGGGCAACGGCGCGCGCGGCGCGCGCTCGAAACTCTACGACGGCGGCTTCCGCCACATGTACCGGGGGTGAGCATGGAACGGCTGTCCCTGAAAAGCGCGGCGCGGGAAGATTTCCTGGACATCACTGGAGAACTGCGCGAACTCGTGCGGATGCGGGGCTGGATCAGCGGGGCCCTGGCCCTGTTCTGCCCGCACACCACGGGAGCGCTGACGGTCAACGAAGGCGCGGACCCGGACGTGGAGCGCGACGTGCTCGCCCGGCTGCGGACCCTGGCTCCGCGCGAGGGCGACTACCGCCACGCCGAGGGCAACAGCGACGCCCACGTGAAGACGAGCCTCCTGGGGCCCTCGCTGCTCGTCCTGGTGCAGGACGGAACGCTCATGCTCGGCACGTGGCAGAAGGTCTTCTTCTGCGAATTCGACGGGCCCAGGCGGCGCGAACTCTGGGCCCAGTGGCTGCCGGGAGCCTGATCAGAAGAGTCGGCGGACCTTGTCCCAGGCCTGCAACGGCGGCTCGACGCCCGGGCGGGACTGGGCCTGCTCCATGCGGCCGCGCAGGCCGTCCACCCAGGTCTTCAGGCGGAAGCACTCGGCGGTGTCCATGTCGCGTCCGGCCTCGGTGAGCAGATCACGGCCCGCGCGGCGCAGCGCCTCGCGGTAGCCCATGCCCTTGGCGGCGTAGCGGGCGGCCTTGTCTTCCATGCGGCGCTTGGCTATTCTCTCGTTCATGGTCGCATCCTCCCTGATGCCTGAGGTTCGCGACCTAAAAAGCAAATTCCGGGCCAGTCCCGGGCGACCGGCCGGGAATCCGCGCCACACGGACATTTCTCCATGCAGAACAGCCACAAGTTCTTCCGCAACGAGGCCTGCGCCTACTTCCCCTGCCATGAAACCGACGATCCCGGGAACTTCAACTGCCTGTTCTGCTACTGCCCGCTCTACTGCCTGGGCCCGGACTGCGGCGGCGACTTCCGGCTCACCCCGGCGGGCGTGAAGGACTGCACGCCCTGCATGCTGCCGCACCGGCCCGAAAACTACGGACGCATCGTGGAAAAACTCCGGCTGGTCTGCCGGAAGCGCGCGGACTAGGAACTACTGCTCGGAGAGGTAGGGCAGGAGGAGGTCCATCTCGGCCAGGATATCCACGAAGCGGATTCCGGCCAGGAAGCGGCCGCCCACCAGCCCGGTCCAGACGATCTCGCCGAAGCGCTCTTCCTCCAGGGCGTTCAGCCCGTTGCCCACGGCCAGCACGGTCACGGCCTGGCCCACGTCCACGCGGCCGTAGAGCGAGGCGTCCTCGGAGCGGACCTTCATGCCCGCGCGGGAGAGGTCGTCCACGGCGAAGCGGTGGCGTCCGCCCGCCAGGAGCAGGTCGCAGCGCAGGCGGCCGTCCGCGGGCAGACGCGGCTTGCGACGGCGCTCCGCGCGACGACCGCCGGACGTGCTCATGGGGCCTCCTCCCGGCCGGGGTCGCGCCCCGGAATCAGAAGACTTCCGCCTCGAACCAGAAGATGTCCGTGCCCTCGGCCTTCCAGGCGTCGGCCGGGAGCCCGGCCTTGAGGCAGGTCTGGCCCAGGAACTTCAGCCGGTCCCAGCCCCACTCCACCGGCACCTGGGGCAGGAGCAGCCCTGACTGGTAGCCCCGGCGCATGAGCAGGCCGTGGCGGCCCACTTCCACCAGTTCCGGGTCCGGGCAGGGCGTGAGGGGCGAGAGGATGGAGATCTCGACCTCCAGCCGGGCGAACTCCCCGGCGGTCAGCGGCGGAAAGCGCGGATCCTGGAAGGCCGCCGCCTGGGCCATGTCCCAGACCGTGCGGAACAGCGGGCCCGCGCCCTGGATGTGGCCGATGCAGCCGCGCAGCCGCCCGTCCAGGCTCAGGGTCACGAAGGCCCCCAGGCGCTCGCGCAGCTTGTCCGTGGGCGGCGCGGGCGGATCGTCTGGGCCGTGGCCCGGGGTCAGCCGGGAGGCGATGGACAGGCGCACCAGATCCTTGAGGTAAATCTTTTCCTCGTCCGTGAGGGTGAAGTGGAAGGCTTCGGTCATCACGGCCTCCTTGTGCCCATGTCTCTATTTTATCCGGCCCGGGAGGTCTTGGCAAAGTCCGCGCCGGGCGCGGCCGGGGGCACCGCGCGCAGGAGCAGAAGCCCGGCGGCGAAAAGCAGGATCACCGCGCCCAGGCCCACGCGCTGGGAGCCCGAGGCCAAGGTCAGCCAGCCCACCAGGAGCGGGCCGATGAAGGCCGTGATCTTGCCCGAGAGCGCGAAGAGCCCGAACATCTGGTTGCGGACCTCCTCCGGGGCCATGCGCGCCAGCCAGGTGCGACTGCTGGCCTGGGCCGGACCCACGAACAGGCCGAGGATCAGGCCGAAGACCCAGAACAGGGACTTGGAGGTGACCACGAGCATGAGCGCGCCGGGCAGCATGAGGCCCCAGAGGGACCAGACGATGACCTTCTTGGGCCCCAGACGGTCGTCCAGCACGGCGAAGGCCGCCGCGCCGAGCCCGGCGGTGACGTTCAGGCCGATGCCGTAGAGCAGGATCTCCTCCGGGCCCATGCCGAAGGTTCCGGCGGCGTAGATGCCGCCGAAGGCGAACATGGTCGTCAGGCCGTCGTTGTAGAGCATCCGCGCCAGAAGGAAGCGGCCGATGTCGCGGTAGCGCCGGGCCTGGCGCAGGGAGTCGCGGATCTGGGCCAGCCCGGCCAGCACGGCGCGCCCCAGGGGCATGCCGGTGTCCGGCTCGTCGCGGGCCAGGAGAAAGAGCGGCAGAGAGAACAGGCCGAACCAAAGCGCGGTGAGCAGGGCCGTGGCCCGGACATGCTCGGCCTCCCCGCGCGGCAGGGGCAGCCAGGGATCGGCCGTGACCAGGCCGTAGAGCCCGATGGCGAGGCAGAGCAGGCCACCCACGTAGCCCACGGCCCAGCCCCAGCCGGACCAGCGGCCCAGGCGTTCCGGCGGGCAGAGCGAAGGCAGCATGGCGTTGGCGAAGACCACCCCGCACTCCATGCCCACGGTGGCCAGGCCCACCAGGATGAGCGCGGCCGGGACGCAGGCCGGGTCGGGCTTGATGAACCAGAGCAGGGCCGTGCAGACCACGGCCAGGAGCGTGAAGGCTCCGATCCAGGGTTTGCGGCGGCCCCGGTGGTCGGCCACCGCGCCCAGGAGCGGCCCGCCCAGGCCGATGACCAGCCCGGACACGGCCAGCATCTCGCCCCACTGGGCCGTGCCCAGGGTCTCGTTCTCGGCCACGGAGCGGGCGAAGTAGGCCGCGAAGACGAAGGTCTCGATGAGCGTGGAGAAGGCGCTGTTGGCCCAGTCGTAGAAGGCCCAGGCCAGGAGCCCGGCCAGCGGACGGACGGGGCGCGCCGCGCTCACGGGAGGCCCCTAGAAGCCCTGCTCCAGGGGCGGATTCACGAGGCAGACCCCCAGATCCGAGAGGTCCGCCGGGGGCCGCTTGGCGGGGGTCAGCCGCACGTGGCGATCCTCCGTGATCAGGCGTCCCTCGGCCAGCCACTGCACGGCCTGGGGAAAGATGCGGTGTTCCAGCTTCAGGATGCGCGCGGCCAGGGCGTCGCCGCCCTCGCCCGGCTCGGCTGGAACGGCGGCCTGGATGACCACCGGGCCGTGGTCCATGATCTCGTCCACGAAATGCACGGTGCAGCCGGAGATGCGCACGCCGTAGTCAGCGGCGTCGCGCTGGCCGTGAGCCCCGGGAAAGCTCGGCAGAAGCGCGGGGTGGATGTTCAGCATGCGGCGATGAAAGGCCTGCACGAAGCCCGGGGAGAGGATGCGCATGAACCCGGCCAGGATCACGGCCTCGGCCTGATGCGCCTCGATGGCCCGCAGAACCTCGCGGTCGAAGTCCCCGCGCGAGGGAAAGTCCGAGTGGACCACGACCTTGGTGGGGATGCCGTTCTTGCGCGCCCGGATCAGGCCGTAGGCGTCGGGCTTGTTGGCGACCACCAGCTTGATCTCGGCGTCCAGGACGCCCTGCTCGATGCGGTCGATGAGGGCCTGCAGGTTGGAGCCGCCTCCGGAGACGAGCACGGCGAGGGACAGGGGCATGGGGACTCCTTGAAGCGCGGGCTGCGCAAGAAATGCTGGAATTCAGGCGACTTGAAAATAATAGCCCGGAATCCGGCCCGCGTCAAGAAAGCGAAAGGGATTGGCAGGGGCGGGAACGGTGCGATAAGGTGCCGCACCATGCCGACGCCGCTCCGCCTCCTCGTCCTCCTGATCCTGGCCGCCCTGGGAACAGTCGCGCCCAGCATCGCGGCCCAGCCCGGCGACGACGGCCGGGACGCGCGCATGGAGCACGCCCGGGCCCAGAGCCTCCTGGACATCTGGACCGGCGACCTGCCGGAGATGCTGGACAACCACCGCGTGCGCGCCCTGGTCATCAGCGACCGGGCCAACTTCTTCATCGACGCCACGGGCCAGCCCCGGGGTTTCATGTACGAGCTGGGCCAAATATACCGCAAGAAGCTCAACGTCGGGCGCAAAAAACGTGAGCTGCGGGTGGACGTGACCTACGTCCCCGTGCTCCTGGACGACGCCATTCCGGCCCTGCTGGCCGGACGCGGCGACGTCATCGCCCACACCCTGACCGTGACCCCGGAAAGGGAGAAGCTGGTGGCCTTCACCGCGCCCCTGCTCACCGACGTGCGCGAGGTTCTGGTCACGCGCAAGGGCGCGCCGCGCCTGACGCGCATGGAGGACTTCGGCGGCCGCGAGGTCCACGTGGTGAGCGGTTCGAGCCACGTGGAGCACCTCCGGGCCCTGAACCTCCTGTTCTCGCGCCACGGCGTCCCGCCCGTGAAGATCGTGGAGGCCGAACATACCCTGGGCTCGGCCAACCTCCTGGAGATGCTCTCCGCCGGGATCATCGACAGCGTGGTCTGCGACGACCACCAGGCCGCGCTCTGGTCCCGGATCCTGCCCGGGCTGGTGATCAACGAGGCCTTTCCCCTGACCGCCGGGGGCAAGGCCGCCTGGGCCGTGCGCAAGACCAATCCCCTGCTCCTGGCGAGCCTGAACGCGGCCATCGCGGACATGCTTCGCGACCGGAAGGCGCTCGAATCCCGATTCGCGGCCTACCACCAAGACACGCGCTGGTTGTCCAACCCCTTCGTGGGCCGCGAGGGCCGCGCCTTCATGAAGCACTTCCAGGCCTACGCCCGGACCTACGGCTTCGACTGGCTCCAGGCCCTGGCCCAGGCATTCCAGGAGTCGCGCCTGGACAACACGGCGGTCAGCCCCTCGGGCGCGGTGGGGATCATGCAGCTTTTGCCCTCCACGGGCCGGGGCCTGGGCTTCGACGACATCCGCCCGGCGGAGAACAACATCCACGCGGGCATCAAGTACATGAACCTGCTGCGCGGCCAGTTCGACGACGAGGCCATGACCCCGGAAAACCGCTTCCACTTCGCCCTGGCGGCTTACAACGCCGGGCCGAACCGGGTGAAGCGGCTGCGCGAGATGGCCGCCGAGGACGGGCTCGACCCCAACGTCTGGTTCGGGAGCGTGGAGCGCGAGGCCTTGCGCGTGGTGGGGCTGGAGACCGTGAACTACGTGCGCAACATCAACAACTACTTCATCGCCTACCGGCTCTCGGCCGAGATCATCACACGCCGTGACGAAACCATGAAGAGCAAGGAGCGGACGACGCCATCGGCCGGGGGCGCGATCCGTTCCTAGCGCTCCGCCAGCCGCCCCACCACCAGGGAGGCCTTGTCCCGGCCGTCCAGGCGCAACACGTCCGTGAGCCCGGCGTCCTCCATCCAGCCCCGCACCTCGGATTCCGTGTAGGTGTCCCCGCGCTCGGTGTTCACGAGCATGTTCAGGGCGAACAGGGCCCCGTGCAGCGGCGTGGTGCGGTCGTCGTCCATGATGAAGTCCTGCACGGCCACCCGGCCGCCCGGATTCAGGGCCCGGGCCGCGCGGGCCACCAGACGCTTATTTTCCGCGGCGGAATTGATGTGCGCGATGGCCGAGAGGAAGACCAGGTCGTAGCCTTGGCCGAAATCGGCGTCGTGGTAGTCGCCGTTCTGGGTGCCGATGCGCTCGGAGAGTCCCTCGGCCGCCACGTAGCGCCGCGTGAGCGGGGTCACATGGGGCAGGTCCAGGACCACGGCCGTGAGCCCGGGCTCGGCCCGGCAGAAGGCCATGCTGTAGGCCCCGGAGCCGCCGCCCAGGTCCAGGACGCGGCGCACCCCGGAGAGGTCCAGGAGCGCGGCCAGGGCCCCGGCGTCATCCTTGGCCCGGCGGTGCATGGCCTCGATGAAGGAGCGGGTGTCGGCCGAATCGGCCGAGGGCCGCTCGGTGACGCGGCCGCCGCGGCGCACGGCGTCGGTGAGCGTGGCCCAGCTCTTGTAGACGTTGGCGGTGTGCGCCAGACCCGAAAGGTAGCGCGGGCTCCTGGCGTTGAGGAAGGTCTCGGCGGCCTCGGTGTTGCGGAACAGTCCGCCGTCCTTGCGCACGAAGCCCAGGGCGGCCAGGGCGTTCAGCAGGCGGTCCAGGCCGCGCGGGTCCGCGCCCAGGCGCTCGGCCGCCTCCTCCGAGCCCAGCCCCTCCAGGCCCAGGGCCGTGAAGACTCCCAGTTCGAAGGCCGAGAGCAGCACCCGGCTCTCCTGGAAGGCCTTGGCGATCTCCTGGATATCCCTCTCGCCGCCAATCTCGGGCCTGGACATGATCTCCTCCTTGCTCTACCGGCGCGCGTCCTCCACAAGGGCCGCCACCAGCGCGGGAATGGTGTAGTCGGCGGGCTGCACGGCGGGCGCGAAGCCGTATTTCTCCAGCGTCCGGGCCGTCACCGGGCCGATGCAGGCGAAGCGCACCGAGGAATGTTTCCTCATCTCCTCGGCGGGCATCAGGGCGAAGAAGTTGTCCACCGTGGAGGAGCTGGCGAAGGTCACGTAGTGGATGCGGCCCTCGTCCAGGGCCGCGCGCAGTTCCGAGGCGTCGGACTGGGCGGGCCGGGTCTCGTAGACCGGCAGCACGTCCACGTGGCAGCCCGCCTTGCGCAGATCCTCGGGCAGCACCTCGCGGGCCTCGCGAGCCCGGGGGATGAGGACGCGCTTGCCCGCCGCGCCTTTCTCCAGCAGTCCGGCCACCACCTGTTCGGCCACGAACTTCCCGGGCACGAAGTCCGCGCGGATGCCGCGTTCGGCCAGGGCGGCCGCCGTGGCCGGGCCGATGGCCCCCACCTCCACGCCCGCGAAGACGCGCGCGTCCAGGCCGAACTCGGCCAGGTGGTCCCAGAAGCACTTCACGCCGTTCACCGAGGTGAACACGGCCCAGTCGTAGGACGGCAGGGCCACCACGGCCTTCTCCACGGCCTCGTCGTCGGCCGCCGGGGTCACGGCGATGGTCGGGAACTCCAGGACGCAGGCCCCGTCCTCGCGCAGCAGGGCCGAGAGGTCGCTGGCCTGCTCGCGGGAGCGCGTGACCACCACGCCCTTGCCCAAAAGCGGCTTCTTCTCGAACCAGGCCAGCTTGTCGTGCAGGCCGCAGACCCCGCCCACGATGATGATGCTCGGGGCCTTGAACTTCCGGCGCTCGGCCTCTGCGGCCACGTGTTCAAGCGTGGAGACGAAGGACTGCTGGTCGCAGCGCGTGCCCCAGCGGACCAACGCCACCGGGGTCTCCGGAGCGCGGCCGTTGTTCATCAGGTTGCCCGCGATCATGGGCAGGTTCTTCACGCCCATGTAGAAAACCAGGGTGGAGCTGCTCCGCCCGTAGACTTCCCAGTTGTGGCCGGACTCCTCCTTGGTGGGGTCCTCGTGGCCGGTGATGAAGCAGACGCTCGTGGTGTGGTCGCGGTGCGTCACCGGAATCCCGGCGTAGGCCGCGGCGGCCACCCCGGACGTGACGCCCGGGACCACCTCGAATTCGACGCCCGCCTCCACCAGCTCCTCGGCCTCCTCGCCGCCACGCCCAAAGACATAGGGATCACCGCCCTTGAGCCGGGCCACGCTCTTGCCCTCGCGGGCCTTGGCGATGATCAGGGCGTTGATCTGGTCCTGAGGCAGGGTGTGGTCCCCGCCCTTCTTGCCCACGTAGAGCACTTCCGCGTCCTCGCGGCAGAACTTCAGGAGGTCCGGGTGGGCCAGGTAGTCGTAGATGACCACGTCGGCCGTCTCCAGAATCTGCTTGCCCTTGAGGGTGAACAGGCCGAGATCGCCCGGGCCCGCGCCGATGAGATAGACCTTGGACATGTTGCCTCCGGCGGCCAGGGGAAGCCCCTTTCTGGAGAAAGGGGCTTCCCCTGGACCCCTTCCCCAAAGACTTTCAACGGCGCGCCCTCGCGGGCGCGCGGCTCATGACACTCGTTTCGGCCGCGCCGGGGCGGGCCCGCCTTGCATCCTCAGCCCGCCACGCTGCGCAGCCGGGCCTCCAGGGCCGAGAGCTTGTCCTTCTCCTCGGCCAAAAGCGTCAGCTTCTCGCGCTCCTTCTCCACGACCTCGGCCGGAGCCTTGGCCACGAAGCCCTGGTTGGCGAGCTTCTTTTCCACGATGGACACCTGTTGGGCCAGTTTGTCCAGCTGCTTGCCCACGCGGATCAGCTCGGCCTCGAAGTCCACCACGCCCTCCAGGGGCACGAAGACCTCGTTGCCGCGCACCACGGCCGTGCCCGAGGCGCGGGGGCCCTTGACCTCCGGTCCGGCCTGGAAGTTCTCCAGCCGGGCCAGGGAGAGCAGCAG harbors:
- a CDS encoding secondary thiamine-phosphate synthase enzyme YjbQ, producing the protein MERLSLKSAAREDFLDITGELRELVRMRGWISGALALFCPHTTGALTVNEGADPDVERDVLARLRTLAPREGDYRHAEGNSDAHVKTSLLGPSLLVLVQDGTLMLGTWQKVFFCEFDGPRRRELWAQWLPGA
- a CDS encoding cysteine-rich small domain-containing protein gives rise to the protein MQNSHKFFRNEACAYFPCHETDDPGNFNCLFCYCPLYCLGPDCGGDFRLTPAGVKDCTPCMLPHRPENYGRIVEKLRLVCRKRAD
- a CDS encoding PilZ domain-containing protein, with the protein product MSTSGGRRAERRRKPRLPADGRLRCDLLLAGGRHRFAVDDLSRAGMKVRSEDASLYGRVDVGQAVTVLAVGNGLNALEEERFGEIVWTGLVGGRFLAGIRFVDILAEMDLLLPYLSEQ
- the amrA gene encoding AmmeMemoRadiSam system protein A yields the protein MTEAFHFTLTDEEKIYLKDLVRLSIASRLTPGHGPDDPPAPPTDKLRERLGAFVTLSLDGRLRGCIGHIQGAGPLFRTVWDMAQAAAFQDPRFPPLTAGEFARLEVEISILSPLTPCPDPELVEVGRHGLLMRRGYQSGLLLPQVPVEWGWDRLKFLGQTCLKAGLPADAWKAEGTDIFWFEAEVF
- a CDS encoding MFS transporter; the encoded protein is MSAARPVRPLAGLLAWAFYDWANSAFSTLIETFVFAAYFARSVAENETLGTAQWGEMLAVSGLVIGLGGPLLGAVADHRGRRKPWIGAFTLLAVVCTALLWFIKPDPACVPAALILVGLATVGMECGVVFANAMLPSLCPPERLGRWSGWGWAVGYVGGLLCLAIGLYGLVTADPWLPLPRGEAEHVRATALLTALWFGLFSLPLFLLARDEPDTGMPLGRAVLAGLAQIRDSLRQARRYRDIGRFLLARMLYNDGLTTMFAFGGIYAAGTFGMGPEEILLYGIGLNVTAGLGAAAFAVLDDRLGPKKVIVWSLWGLMLPGALMLVVTSKSLFWVFGLILGLFVGPAQASSRTWLARMAPEEVRNQMFGLFALSGKITAFIGPLLVGWLTLASGSQRVGLGAVILLFAAGLLLLRAVPPAAPGADFAKTSRAG
- the purN gene encoding phosphoribosylglycinamide formyltransferase, producing MPLSLAVLVSGGGSNLQALIDRIEQGVLDAEIKLVVANKPDAYGLIRARKNGIPTKVVVHSDFPSRGDFDREVLRAIEAHQAEAVILAGFMRILSPGFVQAFHRRMLNIHPALLPSFPGAHGQRDAADYGVRISGCTVHFVDEIMDHGPVVIQAAVPAEPGEGGDALAARILKLEHRIFPQAVQWLAEGRLITEDRHVRLTPAKRPPADLSDLGVCLVNPPLEQGF
- a CDS encoding transporter substrate-binding domain-containing protein, encoding MPTPLRLLVLLILAALGTVAPSIAAQPGDDGRDARMEHARAQSLLDIWTGDLPEMLDNHRVRALVISDRANFFIDATGQPRGFMYELGQIYRKKLNVGRKKRELRVDVTYVPVLLDDAIPALLAGRGDVIAHTLTVTPEREKLVAFTAPLLTDVREVLVTRKGAPRLTRMEDFGGREVHVVSGSSHVEHLRALNLLFSRHGVPPVKIVEAEHTLGSANLLEMLSAGIIDSVVCDDHQAALWSRILPGLVINEAFPLTAGGKAAWAVRKTNPLLLASLNAAIADMLRDRKALESRFAAYHQDTRWLSNPFVGREGRAFMKHFQAYARTYGFDWLQALAQAFQESRLDNTAVSPSGAVGIMQLLPSTGRGLGFDDIRPAENNIHAGIKYMNLLRGQFDDEAMTPENRFHFALAAYNAGPNRVKRLREMAAEDGLDPNVWFGSVEREALRVVGLETVNYVRNINNYFIAYRLSAEIITRRDETMKSKERTTPSAGGAIRS
- a CDS encoding methyltransferase; translation: MSRPEIGGERDIQEIAKAFQESRVLLSAFELGVFTALGLEGLGSEEAAERLGADPRGLDRLLNALAALGFVRKDGGLFRNTEAAETFLNARSPRYLSGLAHTANVYKSWATLTDAVRRGGRVTERPSADSADTRSFIEAMHRRAKDDAGALAALLDLSGVRRVLDLGGGSGAYSMAFCRAEPGLTAVVLDLPHVTPLTRRYVAAEGLSERIGTQNGDYHDADFGQGYDLVFLSAIAHINSAAENKRLVARAARALNPGGRVAVQDFIMDDDRTTPLHGALFALNMLVNTERGDTYTESEVRGWMEDAGLTDVLRLDGRDKASLVVGRLAER
- the cobA gene encoding uroporphyrinogen-III C-methyltransferase — encoded protein: MSKVYLIGAGPGDLGLFTLKGKQILETADVVIYDYLAHPDLLKFCREDAEVLYVGKKGGDHTLPQDQINALIIAKAREGKSVARLKGGDPYVFGRGGEEAEELVEAGVEFEVVPGVTSGVAAAAYAGIPVTHRDHTTSVCFITGHEDPTKEESGHNWEVYGRSSSTLVFYMGVKNLPMIAGNLMNNGRAPETPVALVRWGTRCDQQSFVSTLEHVAAEAERRKFKAPSIIIVGGVCGLHDKLAWFEKKPLLGKGVVVTRSREQASDLSALLREDGACVLEFPTIAVTPAADDEAVEKAVVALPSYDWAVFTSVNGVKCFWDHLAEFGLDARVFAGVEVGAIGPATAAALAERGIRADFVPGKFVAEQVVAGLLEKGAAGKRVLIPRAREAREVLPEDLRKAGCHVDVLPVYETRPAQSDASELRAALDEGRIHYVTFASSSTVDNFFALMPAEEMRKHSSVRFACIGPVTARTLEKYGFAPAVQPADYTIPALVAALVEDARR